The Sulfurospirillum halorespirans DSM 13726 genome has a window encoding:
- a CDS encoding class 1 fructose-bisphosphatase yields the protein MHEIYEAIKRSAIRIREAIEFDDTGYSENINSTGDTQLKLDIKSDLIIEEEFAKVASIKEIVSEEKADKTPLHVNGIYGVGYDPLDGSSLIDVNLSVGSIFGIYEGGYAGANLKAAVYVVYGPRVELVIAEVDVKMYRLNKNGEFVFIQTITLKEKGKLNAPGSTQMCWEPKHKALIDAIFADGYRLRYSGGMVPDLHQILLKGGGLFSYPATSDVPKGKLRMIFEVFPFAFVYEKAGGEAIDGKHRVLDLTPSHPHDTTPCFFGSTTEIKRVRKCYE from the coding sequence ATGCACGAAATATACGAAGCTATAAAACGTTCCGCCATACGCATTCGAGAAGCCATTGAGTTTGATGATACGGGCTATTCTGAGAACATCAACTCCACAGGCGACACCCAACTCAAACTGGACATCAAAAGTGACCTTATCATCGAAGAGGAGTTTGCCAAAGTTGCTTCGATCAAAGAGATCGTGAGCGAAGAGAAAGCAGACAAAACACCTTTACATGTAAACGGCATTTACGGTGTTGGGTACGACCCACTGGATGGTTCAAGCCTCATTGATGTTAACCTCAGTGTCGGCTCCATCTTTGGCATCTACGAGGGTGGCTATGCAGGGGCAAATCTTAAAGCAGCGGTCTACGTTGTCTATGGACCTCGCGTTGAGCTGGTCATTGCGGAAGTTGATGTTAAGATGTACCGTCTCAATAAAAACGGTGAATTTGTCTTCATTCAAACAATCACGCTGAAAGAAAAAGGCAAACTCAATGCGCCAGGTTCAACCCAAATGTGTTGGGAACCTAAGCATAAAGCATTGATTGATGCAATCTTTGCCGATGGCTATCGCTTGCGTTATTCAGGCGGAATGGTGCCAGATTTGCATCAAATTCTTCTCAAAGGTGGCGGACTTTTCTCGTACCCTGCAACAAGCGATGTGCCAAAAGGCAAACTGCGCATGATTTTTGAAGTCTTCCCTTTTGCGTTTGTGTACGAAAAAGCAGGTGGCGAGGCGATCGATGGCAAACACAGAGTGCTTGACCTCACCCCTTCGCATCCACATGACACGACACCGTGTTTCTTTGGCTCGACAACAGAGATAAAACGCGTTCGGAAGTGCTATGAGTAG
- the mobB gene encoding molybdopterin-guanine dinucleotide biosynthesis protein B: MKSLAVAFTGPSDSGKTTLILKVANILKNDHALAIIKNDPSDKAIFDVEGKDSWKFSQTGAEVVITSPTRTTLFSKHQKSLDEIIDMLGSFDFLLVEGLKNLPLPRIAIFRNKLDVDYFDCSDAIAIDESINLSDYDLPSHIAILDLNNPEQVVAWILKNAKKVK, from the coding sequence ATGAAATCCTTAGCTGTTGCATTCACGGGACCATCAGATAGCGGCAAAACAACGCTGATCCTTAAGGTGGCAAACATTCTTAAAAACGACCATGCACTTGCGATCATTAAAAATGACCCAAGCGATAAAGCGATCTTCGATGTGGAAGGCAAAGATAGCTGGAAGTTTTCGCAAACGGGCGCTGAAGTCGTGATAACCTCTCCAACGCGTACGACGCTTTTTTCGAAACATCAAAAAAGTTTGGATGAGATCATTGATATGCTAGGAAGCTTTGATTTCTTGTTGGTGGAAGGGCTTAAAAATCTACCGCTTCCGCGCATTGCGATTTTTCGTAACAAACTGGATGTGGACTATTTTGACTGCTCCGACGCCATTGCGATTGATGAGAGTATCAATTTAAGCGATTATGACCTCCCTTCCCATATTGCAATTTTAGATCTGAATAACCCCGAGCAAGTCGTTGCTTGGATACTCAAAAATGCTAAGAAAGTGAAATAA
- a CDS encoding glutamate--tRNA ligase yields MYRFSPSPTGDMSVNDLRVALLNSICAKQAGESLIVRIEDGDRARTIEGKDQEILEMLELFGISYSQLYYQSNNFKYHLQFASTLLDTKKAFICFCLHENEESPCIGTCEHLSPDEVLNTPKPFVIRMKKLDTTCDSFVIMRTDKYPTYTFACACDDMLQGVTTIIRENEQEPTAPKEEHIRKSIGYDQAMHYTHVPSLLCQKDESAVKRLLDQGFMPEAIMNYLLLLSNPAPTEIFTLEEAIAWFDIKTISQSPAPFDIDKLRFINREHIKRIPDMELSKRIGYACENIGKLAKLYTEEASTTYEIKQKVDALFAKKALDTTFEKESKLLQELILNAPYCASFDAFKAYLAEKSGLEDEPFLKLLRLWLTGADTGLDLALLYPFIKNYLKEIVR; encoded by the coding sequence ATGTATAGATTTTCCCCTTCTCCCACGGGCGATATGAGCGTCAATGACCTCAGAGTTGCGCTTTTAAATTCCATCTGCGCCAAACAAGCGGGTGAGTCACTCATTGTGCGCATTGAAGATGGCGATAGAGCACGCACGATCGAAGGCAAAGACCAAGAGATTTTAGAGATGTTGGAACTCTTTGGCATTTCCTATTCACAGCTTTACTACCAAAGCAACAATTTCAAATACCACCTCCAATTCGCCTCCACGCTTTTGGACACGAAAAAAGCCTTTATCTGTTTTTGCCTCCATGAAAACGAGGAGTCACCTTGTATTGGAACATGCGAGCATTTAAGCCCAGATGAGGTTTTAAACACTCCAAAACCCTTTGTTATTCGTATGAAAAAACTCGATACCACCTGTGATAGCTTTGTCATTATGCGCACCGACAAATACCCGACCTACACTTTCGCCTGTGCTTGCGACGATATGCTTCAAGGCGTTACCACAATCATTCGAGAAAATGAGCAGGAACCCACTGCGCCAAAAGAGGAGCATATTCGCAAATCGATAGGGTATGACCAAGCGATGCACTACACGCATGTGCCTTCGCTTCTGTGCCAAAAAGATGAAAGCGCTGTTAAGAGACTTTTAGACCAAGGGTTTATGCCTGAAGCGATTATGAATTATCTTCTCCTGTTGAGCAATCCTGCACCAACGGAAATTTTCACGCTTGAAGAGGCGATCGCGTGGTTTGACATCAAAACGATTTCACAATCACCTGCACCTTTTGACATTGATAAACTGCGCTTTATCAATCGTGAGCATATCAAACGCATCCCTGATATGGAGCTTTCAAAACGCATCGGGTACGCCTGTGAGAACATTGGAAAACTTGCTAAACTGTATACGGAAGAAGCAAGCACGACGTATGAGATCAAACAAAAAGTAGATGCACTCTTTGCCAAAAAAGCATTGGATACAACCTTTGAAAAAGAGAGTAAACTACTTCAAGAGCTCATTTTAAATGCGCCCTATTGTGCGAGCTTTGATGCGTTTAAAGCCTATTTGGCAGAAAAAAGTGGGCTTGAAGATGAACCTTTTTTGAAACTCCTTCGTTTGTGGCTCACAGGAGCTGACACGGGGCTTGATCTTGCCCTTTTATATCCATTCATTAAAAACTACCTTAAGGAGATTGTTAGATGA
- a CDS encoding YggT family protein produces the protein MIVLSTFIEAFANILHTLINIYIWVVIIAALITFVRPDPYNPIVQILFRLTNPVYAFIRKLVPTLIGGIDLAPLIVILTLQFVDLFAVKLLFALANAL, from the coding sequence ATGATCGTTTTATCAACATTTATTGAAGCGTTTGCCAACATTTTACATACCCTCATTAACATTTATATTTGGGTGGTGATTATAGCCGCTCTCATTACCTTTGTGCGCCCTGATCCGTACAATCCGATTGTACAGATTCTTTTTCGGCTCACCAACCCAGTGTATGCCTTTATTCGTAAATTGGTTCCAACACTGATTGGTGGCATCGACCTTGCGCCCTTGATCGTGATTTTGACACTTCAATTTGTCGACCTGTTTGCGGTCAAACTACTGTTTGCGCTTGCCAATGCTTTATAA
- a CDS encoding lytic transglycosylase domain-containing protein, whose translation MLYKLFLGLLFCLCICIDLFADEPVDFAFFDDKPRSLAKDFYIYEYLQSDATTPKEAKALFGMVHTMNIRFFHLFAKKMDNLEYKKISKCIDLDVTALMKEDDECLNIGINIAKVTSVAKGQLKFIKPRLKQNKELVNLITLMENDNVYEAALSSDVNTFLNLFNGSITAYKAAVFNQQIIPKEQMDRLSQSVKFNQLAYNVVQNDKLDNVQRSLLHVSPSLHVNTKALFYMGLNALKYGEKEQALTFFELSIERSTKSEEKDKALFWLYLVTKDARFLERIVQDGDINMYSLYAYEQLGRPMQNIVSPVLEGTHPTFNVSDPFAWIKVMNKVYHMSSQEVETLAQSFKYANTLPHYSYLMERATRYAQNYYPIPYPEELSSYSIHRQALMLSIARQESRFIPSVVSTSYALGMMQFMPFVARDIAKKEKLETFSIAMMFDPRVAYLFGNLHLNFLERNLMHPLFIAYAYNGGMGFTKKHLQAGAFSQGEYEPFLSMESMINEESREYGKKVLANYVVYRHLLGEDVSIKNLFEMLLIPSATDRFRN comes from the coding sequence ATGCTTTATAAACTTTTTTTAGGCCTTCTCTTTTGCCTTTGTATTTGCATTGACCTGTTTGCGGATGAGCCTGTTGACTTTGCCTTTTTTGATGATAAACCGCGCAGTCTTGCGAAAGATTTTTACATCTACGAATACCTTCAAAGCGATGCCACCACCCCCAAAGAAGCCAAAGCGCTCTTTGGGATGGTGCATACGATGAACATTCGTTTTTTTCATCTTTTTGCTAAAAAAATGGACAATCTTGAGTATAAAAAAATCTCCAAATGTATTGATCTTGATGTCACCGCGTTGATGAAAGAAGATGATGAATGCCTCAACATCGGCATCAACATCGCGAAAGTCACCTCTGTGGCAAAAGGGCAACTGAAATTCATCAAACCGCGTCTCAAACAGAACAAAGAGCTGGTCAATCTCATTACCTTGATGGAAAATGACAACGTGTATGAAGCTGCACTGAGCAGCGATGTCAACACGTTCTTAAACCTTTTTAACGGCAGTATCACCGCGTATAAAGCGGCTGTTTTCAACCAACAGATCATCCCCAAAGAGCAGATGGATCGACTTTCCCAATCGGTCAAATTCAACCAGCTTGCTTACAATGTTGTCCAAAACGATAAACTGGACAATGTGCAACGCTCCTTGTTACATGTAAGCCCTTCTTTACATGTAAACACCAAAGCGCTCTTTTATATGGGACTCAATGCCCTCAAATACGGTGAAAAAGAGCAAGCATTGACGTTTTTTGAACTTTCTATTGAGCGCTCCACGAAGAGTGAAGAGAAAGACAAAGCGCTCTTTTGGCTCTATTTAGTGACCAAAGATGCTCGCTTTTTAGAACGCATCGTGCAAGATGGCGACATCAACATGTACTCCCTTTATGCCTACGAACAGCTGGGTCGACCGATGCAAAATATCGTCTCACCCGTTTTAGAAGGCACGCACCCAACATTTAATGTGAGCGATCCATTTGCATGGATTAAAGTGATGAATAAAGTCTATCACATGAGCTCTCAAGAGGTCGAAACCTTGGCGCAAAGCTTCAAATACGCCAACACATTGCCGCATTACAGCTACTTGATGGAACGCGCCACACGGTATGCCCAAAACTACTACCCGATTCCTTACCCTGAAGAACTTTCAAGTTATTCCATTCATCGCCAAGCATTGATGCTCTCCATCGCGCGTCAAGAGAGCCGTTTTATCCCTTCGGTCGTCTCAACGTCGTATGCGCTTGGAATGATGCAGTTTATGCCTTTTGTGGCACGTGACATTGCTAAAAAAGAGAAGCTGGAAACATTTTCAATCGCTATGATGTTTGACCCTCGGGTGGCGTATCTCTTTGGAAATCTTCATCTTAATTTTTTAGAGAGAAATCTCATGCACCCGCTCTTTATAGCGTACGCTTACAATGGCGGTATGGGATTTACCAAAAAACATCTGCAAGCTGGGGCATTTTCACAAGGTGAGTATGAGCCGTTTTTAAGTATGGAGAGCATGATCAACGAAGAGAGTCGAGAGTACGGCAAAAAAGTACTGGCAAATTATGTCGTGTACCGCCATCTTTTAGGCGAAGATGTTTCGATCAAAAATCTTTTCGAAATGTTGTTGATACCCTCTGCGACTGATCGTTTTCGAAACTAA